The genome window TCCAGCCCAGCGGCGCGCGCCAGCAGCTTGGCGCCCGTGTGCGTCATGCCCAGGATGCGGCCAGACCCGTCCAGCGATATAGCCGCTTCGGGGTCCACATCCAGAAATTCGGGTGATCGGGCAAAGCGCAGCACCCATTCGTTGCGGGTGCGCGCCATCAGATTGGCCAGTTCGATACGGCGCGTGGTGCTGTTGACCAGATGCAGCGCCAGATTCTGGCTGGTCTTGAGACTAGGCGAACTGAGCAGCGAGATATCCAGCACGGCCGCCAGCTCACCATCCGCGTTGTAGATCGGCGCGGCGGTGCAGGACAGGGGGTGTTGTCGAAGTGGTCAGTCTGATGAATGGTCAGCGCTTCGCCCGTTTCCAGGCAGGCGCCCACGGCACACGTTCCCGCCCGCGGCTCTGACCATTCTGATCCCAGGTACAGGCCAGCCTTGCGCAGCCTGCTGGTCTGTAACGGGTCGCCCAGGAATTCAACGGTGACGCCCTGGCGGTCGGCCAGCAGCAGTACATAGTTCTGGCCGGCAACCTGACGGAACAGGTGATCCAGCCCGCTGCGCGCAATGGAGATCAGGGCCTCGGATTGCTGGCGGTGTTCGCGCAACCGGCCATCGGGCACGATATAGGCTTCACAAGCCTGCGACGGGTCTAACTGATATTGGTCCAGACAGCGCAGCCAACTGCGCACGACATGCGCGTCGCGCTGCGTGGGCCGGCCCAGGCCAACTTGCTCGATCTCGCGGATATGGGCGGAATGCAGGGATTCCTGACTAGGCATGTCGTCTCCATGGTGCGCCCGATCTACGCCGGATCAGCAGGCAGCATGCACAGAGGGAGACGTGCCTGTAAATGCTGGTTATCCAGCAGTGGCCCTGTCAGGAGAACGCAGTCATGCTGCGCTGCGGCACGTTCTGCTATTAGGCGTCGCGCGACAGAAACGCTTGCGGCACGTGATCCGTCAGCCAAACGCCGTTGTCGGCTTGATAGAACTTGAAGCCTTGTTCGTGCATGCGGCTGGCATCGACCGTAAGGATGACGGGGACGCCATACCGTTGTCCGACCGACTCCGCCGTCGTCCGGTTATCAGAGAGATGCACGTGTTGCCGCTGTCCGGGCTTCAAGCCTTCCTGCATGATGGCCGCGATAAAACGCGTTGCAGTGCCGTGAAAGAGTATGGCGGGCGGAATCAGGGCCGAGTAGTTGATCGCGACAGCCCGGGTGGTGTGTCCTTGAGCGGCGCGGATACGCTTGCCGTCCTCGGATATCGAGAAGCGCTGTTTGTCGTTGTCTCGAACTACCGCTCTGATCTGGGTTTCATCCAGGTCCTGGCCAGTGCGTCTTGCACCGTCGATCAAGGCCGCGATATCGGCCCAACCCTCGGTGTCCAGGGTCAGTCCTATCTCTTGCGGGTTGTGGCGAAGGACATAGCTAAGGTACTTGCTGATCTTGATAGCGTCGTTTTTCATGTTGTTGTTGTTGTTGTTGTTGTTGTTGTTGTTGTTGTTGTTGTTGTTGTTGTTGTTGTTGCTTATTCACGCCGGCGTTGCCGGCAACGGACGTTCTTCTGGCAACAGCGCATGCGCTTCATCCCGTCGTCCGGCCACGACCAGCGCATGGATTTGATGCGCTAGTGGCGTCACTTCCGTAATCCGCGTTATCCACTGATGCACGTAACGATGCACGGATTCGCCGCCAAGTCCGATCTGTATTGCGCGGTGATTGAGCGGGTGCAAGTCCAAATCCCGCTCGGGGTCCCACTGGATGCGCACCGGCGATTCACGCTTTACGCGATCCCAATCCTGCTGGCTCATTGCCGGTTCGGCATGGCTGGCGCAGCTGTGGGACAGAGCCCAATCAAAACCTTCTCGGCTGATATCAATGGCCAAAATACGATTCTGGCCCGTGTCCTTATAGCCCCAGCCTGCGCGGTACATCATCCAAAGAAACGATGGCTTTATCCACGTCATGCGTTCCATTTTGAACGGTGGAGAAACGAAGGTGCCGTGCCTCAAGGCCGTGTCGGCGATGCTGTCGGAATACGCTTGATAGACGCGAATGGTGGCGTCGTTGTAAGAGGCTCGAATCTGGCGTTCGGGGATCGTGACGTTTGTTTTTATAGTTGTTTGTTTGATCATGTCCCGTATTCAAACGCATCTTTGAACGGGCTGTAAAGCAGAAAGTGCCGCTCAAGAAACTTGTGCGGCATCTTGGTTGCAGGTCTGCAACGGCGCGTGGGATGTGTGCGCCGCGTCTGCCGCGCAAGCATCCTCGGACTACAAATCCACCCTTACCTTGCCCGCTTGCACCAGCCCCGCCACATCCCGTATCTCTGCCAGAAGCGCCGTTTGCAACTGCGCCGGTGTGCCGCCTGTGGGTTGAAAGCCCTGCTCCGCCAGCTTCGCGTGTACGGCATCGGTCTGCAATGCGCGGTTGATGCCTGCGTTCAGTGCAGCGATGGCCGCGTCTGGCGTACCGGCTGCGCAATACGTTCCGAACTGGATCTGCGCCACAAATCCGGGGAACCCGCTTTCCGCCACCGTTGGAATATCGGGATACTTCGCCAGCCGCTCTTGGCTGGTCACGGCCAGCACGCGCAAGCGGCCGCTTTTCAGATAGGGCTCGACGGCGGCAACGGTCGCCACCACCAGTTGAATCTGACCGCCCAGCAGATCGGTCATCATCGGACCCGTGCCGCGGTAAGGCACATGCAGCATGTCGATACCGCATGCCGCCTGCAGCAGTTCGGTTGCAAGGTGCTGCGGCGTGGCGTTGCCGGGCGAACCGAAAGTCAACCCTTTGGGCTCGCGTTTGGCTTTGGCAATCAGTTCGTCCAAGGTCTTGGCGGGCAGGTCGCTGTTGATGGCCACCATGTAAGGCGAGCGCGCAATCGGGCAGACGGGCGCCAGTTGCTTCAACACCTCTTCGGGCGGCCGGGCGTAGTAGCGCACGGATGGCACCAGCCCGGCAAAGAGCAAGATGCTGCCGTCTTTGGCGCCGTTGGCGGTGTAGTCGGCGCCGAGCATGCCGCTGGCGCCGGGTTTGTTCTCGACCACCACGGAACGGTCCAACGCGCTTTCCAGTGTGGCGGCAATAACGCGGCCCAGCACGTCAGTGCCGCCGCCCGGCGGGAACGGCACGATAACGCGCAAGGGCGTCTCGCGAGCCGCGGCCATGCGGTTGATGGTGAGCGCCATGGGCGCCAGCGCGCCTGCGGCGATGTGCTTCAGAAGAGTTCTGCGGTGCATGGTTGTCTGTCTCCGTCTCCGCCCTCGTTCGGGGCAATTGCCGATCGTCTCTATCAGGCGGACAATTCGGCGCCTTGCGGCAGTAAAAAGGCTTGCAACGCCGAGGCCACGATGGCGGGGGCTTCCACCGGCAGCATATGACGTTGACCGTCGATGACGCGAGCGCGGCCATCGGGTAGCGCGCGGGCCAAGCCGCGCGTCATGCGCGGGGTGGAACCGACGTCCTCGCCGCCAGTCATCACCAGCGCAGGGCAGGCGATGTCGGGCGCGGCGTTGGCCAAGACCTGATCGCCCTCCGCAAATAATCGATAGGCCGCTAGGAAATTGGCGCGGTCATTTTGGACTAGACGCCGTTCGATGCTGGCGACCCTTTCCGGGCGCGCGGCTTGGAAACCGGGCGTGAACCAGCGTTGCAGCGAGATGGCGGCGGCGGCCTGCACGTCTTGTGTGGCGGCGGCGGCCAGGCGCGCCATCACAGCTTGCGCTTCGTCTGCCGTGCGCTGGAACACCGTGCTCAACAGTATCAGCCGCTTGACTCGCTGCGGCCGGGCGGCGGCATAGGCGCCGGCGATCAGGCCGCCCATCGAGTACCCCAGCACATGGGCGCCGGACCAACCTGCCTGATCCAATTCCGCATCCAGTTGCGCCACAAAGTCCGGCATATGCGCCAGCCCTTCAATGGCTGGTCCCGCGCCATGTCCCAGCAGGTCATAGCGCAGCACATCGAAATCCGCTTCAAGAAGCGGCGCCAGATCGTCCCACAAGGTGTGGTCCAGTCCAACACCGTGCAGCAGCACCAGCGGCTGGCCACGGCCGGAACGCTGACGTTGCCTGCTCATTTCGATTGCGCCTCTTGCGCGAGCTCTTGCAGATCGGAATAGCGGTTGCCGATCCGGTGATGCGGCCGGCCCGAGGTGGCGGCGCCCAATGCAATCACGATTTCATCCGGCGCAGGGGCATCGAAGATGGTGGTTTGCACGGTCAGGTAGTGCGAACGCAGGCCCTCATCTTCTTTGTGCATCATCGGCACCGTAATCACGCAACCCGGGCCGCCGCGCATATTGGTGAAGCTCAGATAGCTGGTGCCGCCCACCGCGTTGCGATACGCATTGCCAAAACGCAGCGTATGGATCAGCGCGGACGCGTGTTCGACTTCGCCGGCGGTTCCCACTACAGCGGCTTTTCCATAGGCCTCGATCTGATCTGCGGAGCCAGCCTGACGCAGAATTTCTTCTACCAGCAACTCGCCCAACGGCGGCGCGGCTTCCAGGATTTGCGGGCGCAGATCTTCCTGAAACGGCAGACCCGCCCAAGGGTTGCGGATGACAGCGGCGGCCACGATCATGACCAGCGGCCGTTCGGCGGCCTTGCCGCCTTCAATGAAGGTCTTTTCGACGTAACTGACAATTTTGCGCACTTGCAAAGCCATGCTGTTGCTCCTAGGCCTGGGGGGGATGAACGATGCATCCATTGTTGAGTGCGCACCGGAATTTTGACAATCCAAATTAACGTAAGTTAATTTCGGAAAATCTGAATTCAATCGGCCATCTTTTATGCCCTCGCCCCTGAAGATCCAACACCTGCGCCAATTTCTGCTGGCAGCCGAGCACGGCAGTTTTAGACTGGCCGCGGCAGGCACACATCGATCACAGGCGGCGGTGTCGGCTGCCATGCAAGATCTGGAACAACAATTGGGCGCGCCGTTGTTCGAAGCCGGCAAACGCGCGCAACTGACCCCGTTGGGGCAGGCCGTGGCGCCGTTGTTTCGCGAACTGCTGTCCACGCATGACCGTGTGCTGGATGCGGCGCGCCAGCTGGGGATGGGCAACAAGGGGCCGGTGTCGCTGGCGGTGATGCCGTCACTGGCCGATGAATGGTTGCCGCGGCTGTTGGAGCGGTATGCGCGCAAGCACCCTGATATCCGCATACGCGCTGTGGACGAGTCGTCGCAAGATGTGCACCGGCTGGTGCTGAACGGAGAGGTCCAAGTGGGCGTGGCTGGCCAGGTGCCGCGTACGGCCGAGGTTGCCTTTACGCCTGTGGCGCGAGACGCATTCGGTCTGGTTTGCCGCAAGAGCCATCCGCTGGCGCGGCGGCGCGGGCCAGTGCCGTGGGCAGCGCTGGAGCTTGAACGAATGATAGGCAACGCCACCTTCGACACATTGAAAAACCATCAATTGGGCAGCGCCATCGAAGACCCGGCCATTGTGGTGTCCAACCGGGCGTCATTGCTGGCCAGCGTGGTCAGCGGGCTGGGCGTGACCGTGCTGCCTGTGCTGGCACGGCCCGCCACGGCAACCGGGCTGGTGTTTGTGCCGCTGGCCGAACCGATGGTGGAGCGCATCGTAGGCGTGCTGACGCGCAAGGAAGAAACGTTGCTGCCGTCGGTTGCCGCGATGCACACCCTGGCGTTGCAGTCGCTGGCGCAGTTCACGCGCCGCAAGGGCGCGATTCTGGTGTAGCGCGGTTCGACGGCGGAATTCTCTCAACCAGTCGGACTACACCTGCGAATGATCTAGGGGTTCCCCCCACTGCGTGCGCCGTGAAGCCCAGCTTAATGAAACCTTAATTGGCAGCCCGCGCGCGCTGCGTCAGAGTCCGCTACAGAGAAAACGGCCGCCAGATGCCGTCTCGGGGGAGCGTGTCCATACGCTTCCTTCGTCAGCCCCGCACAGAAGATACCTATTGAATAAAACCCGGGACACACCGGGTGGCTTGCTATCGGCCGCCGCCATTGGGCTGCGGTTACCCCTGTTGGTCTGAGGAGACAACAATGAGCAAGAGCTGGAAAAAAGTTTTGGGTGCAGTGGGTGCGGCAGCGGTAATGGCAGGGGGCGGGGTGCAAGCGGCCGATGCGCCGCCAGACATCAAGCTGATGCAGCTGTCTGTCGGCAAGATCGAATTGGACAAGGGCTTCATGACCGCCATGGTGGACGTGGGCACCAAGATCAAGATCCCGGTGCCGGCCTATGTCATTCAGCATCCGCGCGGCCTGGTGCTGTTCGACACCGGCATGAACCAGGCCACGGCCGATGGCAATTGCGCCAATTATTGGGGCCAGGGTTTGTGCGGCGCCTTCAATTCAATCCAGGGCCGCGACGAGGTCGTAGACCGCCAGTTAAAGGCTGCGGGCTTTGACGTCAGTGACGTCAAGTACGTGGTGTATTCCCACTTCCACCTGGACCACGCGGGCAACATCAAGATGTTCCCCAAGGCCAAGCACGTTGTGCAAAAGGCCGAGCTGCGCGCGGCTTGGTGGCCGGAAAAATTCCAGCGTGCCGCCTATGTGATGAAGGACTTCGACACCACTCGCGACTACGATTTCATCCAGGTGGAAGGCGACTTCGATCTGTTCGGCGACGGCACCATCGTGTTGCTGGACACCAAAGGCCACACGCAGGGCCACCAGTCGCTGCAAGTGAAGTTGAAGAACACGGGCACGGTGCTGTTGGCGGCGGATGCGATCTACACCGGCGAAAACGAAGCGGGCGTGATTCCTGGCATTACCTGGAATACCGCGGCCTCCATGCAGGCTATTGACCGCTTGAAGCAGATTCGCGACGCCCGTCAGGGCCAGCTCTGGTACAGCCATGATGCGGAGCAGCACGCGCAGAACGCCAAGACCAAAGTCTTCGACTAAAAAGGCGTCCGATGCAGCCCGCTGTTTCTTTGCACGAGGTCTGCAAGTCGTTCGGGCCGCGTCAGGTCCTGCATTCCCTGAGCCTGTCCGTCAGGCCCGGGGAAATTGTGGGCCTGCTGGGTCCGAACGGCAGCGGCAAGACCACCACTCTGCGCTTGATGGCGGGGTTCTATACCCCGGACAGCGGGCGCATCACCATCCACGGCCGTGAGCCGGCCGCAGGACGAGGCAACGCCGATATCGGTTATCTGCCCGAGCGCGCTCCGTTGTATGACGCGCTGACCGTGTTGCAGTACCTGGATTTTGGAGCCAGCGTAAAAGTGGCGGGCGGCGCGCGCGCGCGCCGGCAGGCTATCGAAAGGGCCATCGACGGGTTTGACCTGCAAGGCGTGGCCCGCACCGTGATCGGCCGGCTGTCCAAGGGCCAGCGTCAGCGCGTCGGGCTGGCGCAAGCCGTGCTGAACGATCCGCCCGTGTTGCTGTTGGACGAAGCCACCAACGGTCTGGACCCATTGCAGATTGTCGAGGCGCGCGACATGATCCGGCGCTGCGCCGAAGGCCGCGCGGTCGTGTTCAGCAGCCATCTGATGCAAGAGGTAGAGGCGCTGTGCACTCGCATTGCGATTCTGCGCCAGGGCCGTCTGGTTGAGGACGCGGCCTTGGGCGGCGCACCCGCCGCGCTGCAACTGCATTTGGCGCTTGCCACCGCGCGCCATCCAGCGCTGCACGCCGCATTGTCTGCCTGCCCGGGCGTGCGCGGCGTGGATGCCACATCGCTTGACGGGTCACATAGCAAGTGGCGCATCAGCTGGGACACACAGGAATCCAATGCCAGTGGCGCAAGCTGCGATGCCGTCCTGCGCGTGGTGCTGGCGCACGCCGAGATACGCGCCGTGCTGTCCATGCAAGACGCGGTTGAAACCCGGTTGCTGGCTGCGCTGGCGCCGAACGATCCCCCAATGCGGAGACGCGCATGAGCGGTTTTAGCGCCTTGTACCGGAAAGAATTGCGCACGGACTTCGGGTCGCCGGTGGCACTGGTTGTCGTGGCGGTGTTCTGGGCATTGTCGGGCTACCTGTTCAGCTTCAATCTGTTCTTTGTCAGCACGGGGCAGATGGTGACGGCATTCCACAACATGACCATTCTGCTGATCCTGGTGATGCCGCTGGTCAGCATGCGGGCGTTTGCCGAAGAGGCGCGGCAAGGCACGCTGGAGCTGCTGCTGACCTTGCCGCTGTCGGACTTTACCTTGGTGGCGGCCAAGTACGCCGCAGGCCTGACGATGCTGGCCCTGATGCTGGCGGGCACCACGTCGGCGGTGCTGCCGCTGGCTTGGTATGGACAACCGGACTACGGGCCGATCATCGGCGGATATATCGGCGTGTTCCTGTACGGGGCATTATTTCTGGCCATTGGCATCGCGGTGTCCAGCGCATGTACCAATCAAATCGTGGCAGCCAGCGTGACCTGGGGCATTCTGGTGTTGCTGTGGTTCATTGACTACCCGGCGGCGCTGGACGCCTTTCCGGCCTTGTCGCCGTTCTTTCAAGCGCTGTCATTGTCCGCCCAGCACGTGGACTTTATCCGTGGGGTGTTGCCGGGACCCGCCACCGTCACCCTGGCCAGCGTGGCGGTGCTGGCGTTGATGGTCGCTGCCGTGAATCTGAAGCGCTGGAGGTTGCGATGAGCCGCCACCCTCGTTTGCGCCGGGCGGGTCAGCGCGTGCTGCTGTGGCTGCCCGTGGTGGCCGTAGCCGCGCTGCTTCTGGCATTTAACCTATGGTCGTCGCGCAACTTGGGCCGCATCGACCTGACCGCGCAGCGTCTCTACAGCCTGTCGCCGGAAAGTCTGGAAGTGGCGCGGCAGATCAAACAGCCCGTTGAGGTGACCTGGTTTTATGACCTGCGCAATAAAAGCATGGTCGACGCGTTGGAACTGCTGCGGCAGTACTCGCACGCCAACCCGTTGATACGCGTGCGTGGCGTGGACCCTGCGCTGCGTCCAGCCGAAGCCCGCGAAGCCGGCATTCAGTTCGCGGGCAGCGCGGTGCTGGCGTCGGATGCGCGCAAGATGACGATCAATGGCGGCACCGAAACCGATTTCACCAATGCGTTGATCCGCATCAGCCAGCGCGGTGCGCAAACGGTGTGTTTCACGCAAGGTCACCGCGAGGCCATGCTGGATAGCCTGACGTCGCTGGACGATCTGGAAGACCACGGCGACGACGAGAACCTGGTGGCGCGCGTTGAAGTGCACGAGCAGCACGGCATGGCAATGGCGCGCAATGCCTTGCAGACCCTGGGCTTTGCCACTCGGGCGGTCAACGCAGGCGGTCTATCGCAAGCGCTGCCGCGCTGCGCTGTGGTGGTGGCTGCCGGGCCGCGCACTCCGTTTGGCGCTGACGATGCGGATGCCCTGCGCCGGTGGACTGCGGCGGGCGGCAAGACGTTGCTGCTGCTGGAGCCCGATACCCAGCATGGGCTGGACGCGCTGCTGGGCGACTTCGGCATCGCGCGTCCTGCTGGCGCGCTAGTTGATCCGGGCAGTCACTATCGCAATGACCCGGGCAGCCCTGCCGTCAGCGATTACACCCGCCACAAGATGACGCGCGGCCTGCCACTCAGCTTTTTTCCCGGAGTGGCAGGATTGGAACCCGCCGGGGACAGCCTGCCGAAAGGTGTGGTTGTGACGCCGCTTGCGCAGACATCGGATCAGGCGCACCTGCCGGGCCAACCCGCCTCGCGCTACACCTTGATGGCGCTGGCCACGCGCAACGCGCAGGCGTCCAGTGACGACGGGTCGGCGCGCCCGACGCTGTTGGTGGCGGGCGATAGCGACTTTGCCACCAACCGCCATTTCGCAACCTTGGGCAATGGCGCCTTGTTTACCAGCGCGGTGACGTTGCTGGCAGGCGAAGACGCGTTGTTGACGATCCGGCCGCGCCACTACGAGAACCGCCGCGTCGAACTGAGCAACCGCCAGATGCGTACCGTGTTCTGGACCAGCACAGTCGCTTTGCCGCTGCTTGCTTTGATGGCTGGCTTGTTGCTGTGGTGGAGGCGCCGGTGAACGCGGCGCGAATCTTCTGGCCGCTCGCGTTGTCGGCAGGCGTGTTGCTATCGGTCTGGCAATGGCATGAGAGCCGTCACGCGCCGGCCTCCAGCGACGGACACTCCCATCTGCATGACGACAGCGGCAAGCCCGCGCGCCTGTACGCATGGGACGCAGGTCAGGCGGCGCGAATCGTGTTGACTACTCCTGAGATGGCTTTGGTGTTGACCCGTGGGGAACAAGGGTGGAGCGCGATGCCTCCGGGACAGGGTAGCGGTTTCGATGCGGCGGACTTCGTGTCGCTGTTTTCACAAGCCCGCAGCGACCGCGTGCTGACCCCGCATGCCGATGAGTCATATGGGCTGCGTCCTCCCCAACTGCGTATAGCCATCAGCGACGCCTCGGGCGGGCGCCTGGCGCAAATGGATGTAGGCGCGTTGGCGCCGGATGGACTAGGCCGTTATGTGCAATTGCCTGGCGAGACGCAGATACGGATCATCCCCAACTACCAGACGCGGGCGGCGCTGGCAGCGGTGATACAGGTAAACCCGAATGCCGAAAGCCCTCCGTCGACGGTCACTCTAATGCTTATGAAACCAGCCTTGCGCAAAGATAAATAGGCGCTGTCCTATACGCGTACCTATACTTTGATCCCACTAACAGACAGGTTCGAAACGGCCCCTGAGCGGCCGGCGAACTGTCAAAAAATAGCGCCTTCCCACTGGTTTCGCGTTGATTCACGAGCACGCTGGGCAAGGTTCATCACGAGACAAGGGCGCGCGGTGCGCGCCCCGGGCCACAAGCCCGCGCCGCCGTGCAGGGGATTTACGTTGCCGCGGCAACGCATCGCCCGCGCAGCTGGCGCTTAGCGTATTGGGAGAAGACGCTTGACCTTGGATCTACTGCCTCTCGCCTTGGTGGATGGCGTGGCATACGCCAGTCTGCTGTTCTTGGTATCAATGGGGTTAACCCTGGTGTTCGGTGTGATGGGCATTTTGAATGTTGCTCATGGCGCCTTCTACGCCTTTGGCGGTTACGCCGCAGCCAGCCTGGTTATGTTCCTGGCGCCCAAAACCGATTCGCCTTTCCTGCTGTTTGCCGCGCTGTTCGTGGCCGCCATTGCCGTGGGCCTGGCCCTGGGCAGCATCATGGAATTCGTGCTGATCCGGCGCGCCCAGAATTACGATCCCATCCTGAAGCTGCTGATTACGTTTGGCGGCTTCCTGATGCTTGAAGACATTCAACGCCTGTTGTGGGGCGCGCAGCCCTACAGCGCAAGCGAAGTCGTGAACCGCCTGGGCAATATCGAAATAGGCGACATCACTTACACGACATATCAACTGGTAGTGGTGCCGGTCACGGCTGTACTGGCCTACGTGTGCCTGGAATTTTTCCTGCGCCACACCAAGCTGGGCAAGCAAACGGTGGCGACCACGCACAACCGTGAAGTCGCGACCTCGCTCGGTATCAACGCCAAGAAGATTGGCTACGTGACTTTTGTGATCGCGACCATTCTGGGCGCACTGGGCGGCGCGCTGGCGGCACCCACCACATCGCTGGTGCCGGGCGCGGGAACCGACATGACAGTGCTGTCGTTCGCTGTTGTGGCTACCGCGGGCCTGGGCCAGATCACCGGCGCGCTGATTGCGGCGCTTTTGATCGGCGTCATCCGCGCCATCGCCGTGTATGCCGCACCCGAGCTGGAAGTGGCAGTTCCCTACATCATCATGGTGCTGGTGCTGATTATCCGGCCGCATGGTTTGTTCACTGTCGCCCAAGCCCGGAGGATCTGATGAAAGTCGCCGTACTCAGCCTCGCGGCCGCGCTGGCCACGCTATTTCTTGGCTACAACCTTTCCTGGACCATCACGCCGATCGTCATCGGCCTGACCTACGCCATTGCAGCGCTGGGCGTTTCGGTGATGGCCCGCGCCGGCCAGATCTCGTTCGGCCACGCCATGTATTCCTGCATCTCCGCCTATACCGTCGCGTTTCTGGCCCGCGCCATGCCGGGCACTGATGCGCTGGTGCTGATTCTGGCGGGCGTTGCAGCCAGCTTTGTGTCGGCCATCGTGATTGGCCTGTTCGTGGTGCGCTATCGCGGCATCTTCTTTGGCATGTTGAACCTGGCCCTGAGCATGGTGTTGTTCGCGCTGCTGGGCAAGCTCTACACCCTGACGGGCGGCTCCGATGGGCTGCGTATCGTGCGTCCCGCCATGGCCGGCATTGTGATGGAGCGCGAGTCGTTTGAGCGCGCGCTGCTGGTCGTGACGTTGGTGCTGTCGCTGGTGTTGGCCTGGTGGGTGCAGCGCTACTTCCGATCGGGTAGCGGCCAAGC of Achromobacter seleniivolatilans contains these proteins:
- a CDS encoding RNA 2'-phosphotransferase encodes the protein MKNDAIKISKYLSYVLRHNPQEIGLTLDTEGWADIAALIDGARRTGQDLDETQIRAVVRDNDKQRFSISEDGKRIRAAQGHTTRAVAINYSALIPPAILFHGTATRFIAAIMQEGLKPGQRQHVHLSDNRTTAESVGQRYGVPVILTVDASRMHEQGFKFYQADNGVWLTDHVPQAFLSRDA
- a CDS encoding DUF4291 domain-containing protein, translating into MIKQTTIKTNVTIPERQIRASYNDATIRVYQAYSDSIADTALRHGTFVSPPFKMERMTWIKPSFLWMMYRAGWGYKDTGQNRILAIDISREGFDWALSHSCASHAEPAMSQQDWDRVKRESPVRIQWDPERDLDLHPLNHRAIQIGLGGESVHRYVHQWITRITEVTPLAHQIHALVVAGRRDEAHALLPEERPLPATPA
- a CDS encoding Bug family tripartite tricarboxylate transporter substrate binding protein, whose product is MHRRTLLKHIAAGALAPMALTINRMAAARETPLRVIVPFPPGGGTDVLGRVIAATLESALDRSVVVENKPGASGMLGADYTANGAKDGSILLFAGLVPSVRYYARPPEEVLKQLAPVCPIARSPYMVAINSDLPAKTLDELIAKAKREPKGLTFGSPGNATPQHLATELLQAACGIDMLHVPYRGTGPMMTDLLGGQIQLVVATVAAVEPYLKSGRLRVLAVTSQERLAKYPDIPTVAESGFPGFVAQIQFGTYCAAGTPDAAIAALNAGINRALQTDAVHAKLAEQGFQPTGGTPAQLQTALLAEIRDVAGLVQAGKVRVDL
- a CDS encoding alpha/beta fold hydrolase, whose translation is MSRQRQRSGRGQPLVLLHGVGLDHTLWDDLAPLLEADFDVLRYDLLGHGAGPAIEGLAHMPDFVAQLDAELDQAGWSGAHVLGYSMGGLIAGAYAAARPQRVKRLILLSTVFQRTADEAQAVMARLAAAATQDVQAAAAISLQRWFTPGFQAARPERVASIERRLVQNDRANFLAAYRLFAEGDQVLANAAPDIACPALVMTGGEDVGSTPRMTRGLARALPDGRARVIDGQRHMLPVEAPAIVASALQAFLLPQGAELSA
- a CDS encoding amino acid synthesis family protein — its product is MALQVRKIVSYVEKTFIEGGKAAERPLVMIVAAAVIRNPWAGLPFQEDLRPQILEAAPPLGELLVEEILRQAGSADQIEAYGKAAVVGTAGEVEHASALIHTLRFGNAYRNAVGGTSYLSFTNMRGGPGCVITVPMMHKEDEGLRSHYLTVQTTIFDAPAPDEIVIALGAATSGRPHHRIGNRYSDLQELAQEAQSK
- a CDS encoding LysR family transcriptional regulator encodes the protein MPSPLKIQHLRQFLLAAEHGSFRLAAAGTHRSQAAVSAAMQDLEQQLGAPLFEAGKRAQLTPLGQAVAPLFRELLSTHDRVLDAARQLGMGNKGPVSLAVMPSLADEWLPRLLERYARKHPDIRIRAVDESSQDVHRLVLNGEVQVGVAGQVPRTAEVAFTPVARDAFGLVCRKSHPLARRRGPVPWAALELERMIGNATFDTLKNHQLGSAIEDPAIVVSNRASLLASVVSGLGVTVLPVLARPATATGLVFVPLAEPMVERIVGVLTRKEETLLPSVAAMHTLALQSLAQFTRRKGAILV
- a CDS encoding N-acyl homoserine lactonase family protein, which translates into the protein MSKSWKKVLGAVGAAAVMAGGGVQAADAPPDIKLMQLSVGKIELDKGFMTAMVDVGTKIKIPVPAYVIQHPRGLVLFDTGMNQATADGNCANYWGQGLCGAFNSIQGRDEVVDRQLKAAGFDVSDVKYVVYSHFHLDHAGNIKMFPKAKHVVQKAELRAAWWPEKFQRAAYVMKDFDTTRDYDFIQVEGDFDLFGDGTIVLLDTKGHTQGHQSLQVKLKNTGTVLLAADAIYTGENEAGVIPGITWNTAASMQAIDRLKQIRDARQGQLWYSHDAEQHAQNAKTKVFD
- a CDS encoding ABC transporter ATP-binding protein, which produces MQPAVSLHEVCKSFGPRQVLHSLSLSVRPGEIVGLLGPNGSGKTTTLRLMAGFYTPDSGRITIHGREPAAGRGNADIGYLPERAPLYDALTVLQYLDFGASVKVAGGARARRQAIERAIDGFDLQGVARTVIGRLSKGQRQRVGLAQAVLNDPPVLLLDEATNGLDPLQIVEARDMIRRCAEGRAVVFSSHLMQEVEALCTRIAILRQGRLVEDAALGGAPAALQLHLALATARHPALHAALSACPGVRGVDATSLDGSHSKWRISWDTQESNASGASCDAVLRVVLAHAEIRAVLSMQDAVETRLLAALAPNDPPMRRRA
- a CDS encoding ABC transporter permease, whose translation is MSGFSALYRKELRTDFGSPVALVVVAVFWALSGYLFSFNLFFVSTGQMVTAFHNMTILLILVMPLVSMRAFAEEARQGTLELLLTLPLSDFTLVAAKYAAGLTMLALMLAGTTSAVLPLAWYGQPDYGPIIGGYIGVFLYGALFLAIGIAVSSACTNQIVAASVTWGILVLLWFIDYPAALDAFPALSPFFQALSLSAQHVDFIRGVLPGPATVTLASVAVLALMVAAVNLKRWRLR
- a CDS encoding GldG family protein — its product is MSRHPRLRRAGQRVLLWLPVVAVAALLLAFNLWSSRNLGRIDLTAQRLYSLSPESLEVARQIKQPVEVTWFYDLRNKSMVDALELLRQYSHANPLIRVRGVDPALRPAEAREAGIQFAGSAVLASDARKMTINGGTETDFTNALIRISQRGAQTVCFTQGHREAMLDSLTSLDDLEDHGDDENLVARVEVHEQHGMAMARNALQTLGFATRAVNAGGLSQALPRCAVVVAAGPRTPFGADDADALRRWTAAGGKTLLLLEPDTQHGLDALLGDFGIARPAGALVDPGSHYRNDPGSPAVSDYTRHKMTRGLPLSFFPGVAGLEPAGDSLPKGVVVTPLAQTSDQAHLPGQPASRYTLMALATRNAQASSDDGSARPTLLVAGDSDFATNRHFATLGNGALFTSAVTLLAGEDALLTIRPRHYENRRVELSNRQMRTVFWTSTVALPLLALMAGLLLWWRRR
- a CDS encoding electron transporter SenC, encoding MNAARIFWPLALSAGVLLSVWQWHESRHAPASSDGHSHLHDDSGKPARLYAWDAGQAARIVLTTPEMALVLTRGEQGWSAMPPGQGSGFDAADFVSLFSQARSDRVLTPHADESYGLRPPQLRIAISDASGGRLAQMDVGALAPDGLGRYVQLPGETQIRIIPNYQTRAALAAVIQVNPNAESPPSTVTLMLMKPALRKDK